From Brassica napus cultivar Da-Ae unplaced genomic scaffold, Da-Ae ScsIHWf_140;HRSCAF=252, whole genome shotgun sequence, the proteins below share one genomic window:
- the LOC125597258 gene encoding protein LURP-one-related 12-like — MELVEEKKAPKEEKKMGERRVVVDKAYLYDEDKPLTVCKTSLFHTGDGFTAYDCNGDIIFRVDSYGRDNDEFVLMDATGKCLLTVKSKRPTLHQRWEGFLGERSDGQKPIFSVRRSSIIGRCTMEVEVYDESGKEYTIDGDFSLRSCLIYDTEKRTVAEIKRKVDMSTNVMLGRDVFTLEIKPGFDGAFAMGLVLVLDQINGDDPVEIGDEQVHPFVED; from the exons ATGGAATTagttgaagagaagaaggctccaaaagaagaaaagaagatgggAGAAAGAAGAGTTGTGGTGGACAAAGCTTATCTATACGATGAAGACAAACCACTTACCGTCTGCAAAACATCTCTCTTCCACACCGGCGATGGTTTCACCGCCTACGACTGTAACGGCGATATCATCTTTAGGGTCGATTCCTACGGTAGAGATAACGACGAGTTTGTCCTCATGGACGCCACCGGAAAGTGTCTCCTCACCGTTAAAAGCAAG AGACCTACTCTGCATCAGAGGTGGGAAGGTTTTCTCGGGGAGAGATCGGACGGTCAGAAACCGATCTTCAGCGTTCGGAGATCGTCGATAATCGGACGGTGCACGATGGAAGTAGAAGTATACGACGAAAGCGGAAAAGAGTACACCATAGACGGCGACTTCTCCTTGCGAAGCTGTCTCATATACGACACGGAGAAGCGAACCGTGGCAGAGATCAAACGCAAAGTGGACATGTCAACGAACGTGATGCTTGGACGAGATGTGTTCACTCTCGAGATCAAACCCGGTTTCGACGGCGCTTTCGCGATGGGTTTGGTCCTCGTGCTTGACCAGATCAACGGTGATGATCCCGTTGAGATTGGTGATGAGCAAGTACACCCTTTTGTCGAGGATTAg